A genomic window from Flavobacterium johnsoniae includes:
- a CDS encoding SanA/YdcF family protein — MKKYFKIALYLAIIGLIAVVSVNYYVKSSTKKYIHYSIKKFPKNDVGIIFGAGINGDQPSKYLKDRLDAGIMLWKAKRINKILLSGDNGREEYDELTVMKNYCFNHGVDTTKIFIDYAGFDTYSTMYRAKHIFKIKKATLISQEYHLNRAIYIGQKLGIKSAGYSANKGEYLGYKYVTFREYGSVFKSFFDVLRNREPHFLGEEININGESNYSKEDKR, encoded by the coding sequence GTGAAAAAATATTTTAAAATAGCCCTTTATCTTGCAATTATTGGATTAATTGCTGTCGTTTCAGTAAATTACTATGTAAAATCTTCTACTAAGAAATACATTCATTATTCAATTAAAAAATTCCCTAAAAATGATGTCGGAATTATTTTTGGAGCTGGAATTAACGGAGATCAGCCAAGTAAATATTTGAAAGATCGTCTGGATGCGGGAATTATGCTTTGGAAGGCAAAACGAATCAATAAAATTTTACTTTCTGGAGATAACGGCCGCGAAGAATATGATGAATTAACTGTTATGAAAAACTATTGTTTTAATCATGGAGTTGACACTACCAAAATTTTTATTGACTATGCAGGTTTCGATACGTATTCAACAATGTATCGTGCGAAGCATATTTTTAAGATTAAAAAAGCAACATTAATTTCTCAGGAATATCATTTAAACCGCGCGATTTACATCGGACAAAAACTCGGAATTAAATCAGCTGGATATTCTGCAAACAAGGGAGAATATCTAGGTTATAAATATGTAACGTTTAGAGAATATGGTTCTGTTTTTAAATCCTTTTTTGATGTTTTGAGAAATCGTGAACCTCATTTTTTAGGCGAAGAAATTAATATTAACGGAGAATCTAATTATTCTAAAGAAGATAAACGATAA
- a CDS encoding cation:proton antiporter, with protein MELYYTFSILIVLASFFAYLNLRFLKLPGTIGIMIIAMLVSVGIRLLGDSYFPATTKHFFDLIKQFDFNEILMGAMLNFLLFAGALHVNISDLKEQKVPIMIYSTVSVVLSALIISMLLYYIAPFLGIKIPYVFCLVFGTLISPTDPIVVLGVLKEAKVPKRIETKIVGESLFNDGVAVVMFAVVLKLATDPTFDMSFGSIAWLFAKEGIGGLLLGAVFGFTASNVMKKIDDYKVSVLITLSIVTGGFLIAQSLHVSSPLAMVVAGLIIGNYGKKVAMSEVTKDYLGKFWELIDEILNAVLFLFIGFELLLLPDLNKQLLTGFVAIFIVLFSRLTSIVLPWKFFDIFKFFGIRSAYNKGSLMVLVWGGIRGGVSIALVLSMPEGEYKNLLLEVTYIVVLFSIVVQGLTVGKLAKRVLEKE; from the coding sequence ATGGAATTATACTACACCTTTTCAATACTTATCGTATTGGCTTCTTTCTTCGCCTATTTAAATTTAAGATTTTTAAAACTTCCCGGAACAATCGGAATTATGATTATTGCGATGTTAGTTTCTGTCGGAATTCGCCTTTTAGGAGATTCTTATTTCCCTGCAACCACCAAACATTTTTTTGATTTAATAAAGCAATTTGACTTCAACGAAATCCTAATGGGAGCAATGTTGAATTTCCTTTTATTCGCAGGAGCATTACACGTAAACATTTCGGATCTTAAAGAACAAAAAGTTCCTATAATGATTTATTCGACGGTAAGTGTTGTGTTATCGGCTTTAATCATTTCGATGTTACTTTATTATATCGCACCATTTTTAGGAATAAAAATCCCTTATGTATTTTGTTTGGTATTTGGAACCTTAATTTCACCAACTGATCCAATTGTGGTTTTAGGAGTTCTAAAAGAAGCTAAAGTTCCTAAAAGAATCGAAACCAAAATTGTTGGAGAATCTTTATTTAATGATGGAGTAGCGGTAGTAATGTTTGCTGTTGTTTTAAAATTGGCAACCGATCCAACATTTGATATGAGTTTTGGTTCTATCGCTTGGCTTTTTGCTAAAGAAGGAATTGGCGGACTTTTATTAGGAGCTGTTTTCGGATTTACAGCATCGAATGTAATGAAGAAAATTGACGATTATAAGGTTTCGGTTTTAATAACACTTTCTATCGTAACGGGAGGATTTTTGATTGCTCAAAGTCTGCACGTTTCTAGTCCGCTGGCAATGGTTGTTGCTGGATTAATTATTGGAAATTATGGTAAAAAAGTTGCTATGAGCGAAGTAACAAAAGATTATCTAGGTAAGTTTTGGGAACTTATAGACGAAATCCTAAATGCAGTTTTATTCCTTTTTATTGGTTTCGAATTATTGTTGCTTCCAGATTTGAACAAACAACTACTAACAGGTTTTGTTGCTATTTTTATCGTCCTTTTTTCAAGACTCACTTCGATCGTTTTACCTTGGAAATTCTTCGACATTTTTAAGTTCTTCGGAATAAGATCTGCTTACAATAAAGGCTCTTTGATGGTTTTGGTTTGGGGAGGAATTCGCGGTGGAGTTTCTATTGCTTTGGTACTTTCTATGCCAGAAGGAGAATACAAAAACCTTTTGCTTGAAGTAACTTATATAGTGGTGTTGTTTTCAATTGTTGTGCAAGGACTTACTGTGGGGAAATTGGCGAAAAGGGTTTTGGAGAAAGAGTAG